TACATTTCGCATGCTTCTTCGACCGTGACACGACGATATCCAGTTTTAGAATCCCATACACATACATGCGTTAACGGCATATTTAGTCACCCGTACTCCCTTTATGGTTCTGTACTCTCCACAGGAGTGTCATCTTTGATAAAATCCATCATTTCTCCCGCATTGCAATCCATAACAGTGGCAATTTTAAGGAGGATAGATAGATTCACTTCTTGATTTTTTCG
The genomic region above belongs to Vescimonas coprocola and contains:
- a CDS encoding helix-turn-helix domain-containing protein gives rise to the protein MKVTYKKLWVLCAEREMSKAELRKRAGLSSATFTKLRKNQEVNLSILLKIATVMDCNAGEMMDFIKDDTPVESTEP